The Methanolacinia petrolearia DSM 11571 genome has a segment encoding these proteins:
- a CDS encoding P-II family nitrogen regulator, with translation MIELIKVEAIIRSQKIDEVKVALDALGVGSMNVSEVRGRGQQKGIVQNWRGAEYTVDFIPKTKLELVVKDDIVEKVVDVICSVASTGNIGDGKIFLSPVIDAIRVRTKERGDGAL, from the coding sequence GTGATTGAATTGATAAAAGTAGAAGCAATTATCCGGTCTCAAAAGATTGACGAAGTGAAGGTCGCCCTCGACGCACTGGGCGTTGGGTCGATGAACGTATCCGAAGTCCGCGGAAGAGGCCAGCAGAAAGGAATCGTCCAGAACTGGCGTGGTGCGGAATACACCGTCGATTTCATACCGAAGACCAAACTCGAACTGGTCGTGAAGGATGACATTGTCGAGAAGGTGGTTGACGTCATTTGCAGTGTCGCAAGCACCGGAAATATCGGTGACGGAAAGATCTTCCTAAGCCCGGTCATTGATGCCATCCGCGTCAGGACAAAGGAGCGTGGAGACGGTGCGTTATAA
- a CDS encoding alpha/beta fold hydrolase, translating to MSQKKDKKSKKTEDGRLEVLKGVSITPKIIETKLGKIEIDLAEGDGPVLMGIHGGLGGIDQCRAAIDFAAKDFRLLSLSRPGYLGTPLESGASLEDQVDLFAAALDELGIDKVAVFSVSAGGPFAYTFAIRHPDRIWALVTADSVSGYYDLPETAGPVAQMIFLSDSGQKLLQKMTKSKPDAFIKEIFKSEAYFTKEQMKKHLDFVLNDPCAHDFVTAFMNTMYPYKTRKAGTENDMAITRTLYHLPVEKIECPALIVHGTHDADVKLYDGVYAYEHIRDAERIWIEEGSHLCFWINPRSKEAQEQAIAFLKNVYETKVS from the coding sequence ATGTCGCAAAAAAAGGATAAAAAATCCAAAAAAACCGAAGATGGCAGGCTGGAAGTATTAAAAGGCGTATCTATCACTCCAAAGATAATTGAGACGAAACTCGGGAAGATCGAGATCGACCTGGCGGAAGGCGACGGCCCTGTATTGATGGGGATTCATGGCGGTCTTGGCGGTATCGACCAGTGCCGTGCGGCCATCGATTTCGCAGCAAAGGATTTCAGGTTGCTGTCTCTTTCCCGGCCGGGTTATCTTGGCACTCCGCTTGAGAGCGGGGCCTCCCTTGAAGATCAGGTGGATCTCTTTGCCGCCGCTCTCGATGAGCTTGGAATAGATAAGGTCGCGGTCTTTTCGGTCTCTGCGGGCGGGCCTTTTGCATACACGTTTGCAATCCGCCACCCGGATCGTATATGGGCTCTTGTAACTGCCGATTCCGTCAGCGGATATTATGATCTGCCGGAAACAGCAGGGCCGGTAGCCCAGATGATATTCCTGTCCGATTCCGGCCAGAAACTCCTGCAGAAGATGACGAAATCCAAGCCGGATGCTTTCATAAAGGAGATCTTCAAAAGCGAGGCGTATTTTACAAAGGAACAGATGAAGAAACATCTCGATTTCGTCCTGAATGACCCCTGTGCTCATGATTTCGTTACGGCTTTCATGAATACTATGTATCCGTATAAGACCCGAAAGGCCGGGACGGAGAACGATATGGCCATTACCCGGACTCTTTATCACCTTCCTGTAGAAAAGATCGAGTGTCCGGCACTTATTGTCCACGGCACTCATGACGCCGACGTGAAACTGTACGACGGGGTTTATGCATACGAGCATATCAGGGATGCGGAGAGAATCTGGATTGAGGAGGGTTCCCATCTCTGCTTCTGGATAAATCCCAGGTCCAAAGAGGCACAGGAGCAGGCAATCGCTTTCCTAAAAAACGTTTATGAAACGAAGGTTTCATGA
- a CDS encoding 4Fe-4S dicluster domain-containing protein: MAEENISGLLKDTALGLGADFVGIVDSSCFDSPDYKGKNPRDVMPGVKSVIIIGVSVPKGAFSTLPLGRGEYTNTLMAGTATLRVISFQVAKFIEKSGYMATIAPSEGSEFGYWYADRKTLMADFSFKYAAYHAGLGNFGMNHLLITKEFGLKVRMMGILTDAPLEPDDKGELPFVNEACKDCMKCIDICPPKAITAEGVIHREKCADYMFNALGGLRCGMCIKVCPLDKF, translated from the coding sequence ATGGCAGAAGAAAATATATCAGGATTACTGAAAGATACCGCTCTCGGGCTCGGGGCAGATTTTGTGGGGATTGTCGATTCGTCCTGCTTCGACAGCCCTGATTACAAGGGTAAAAATCCGCGGGACGTTATGCCCGGTGTTAAGTCCGTGATAATAATCGGTGTCTCGGTCCCGAAAGGCGCCTTTTCAACCCTTCCTTTGGGGAGGGGGGAATATACCAATACTCTCATGGCGGGAACAGCGACTCTTCGTGTCATCTCTTTTCAGGTTGCGAAGTTTATCGAGAAGTCCGGTTACATGGCGACGATCGCACCGAGCGAGGGGAGCGAGTTCGGCTACTGGTATGCAGACCGGAAGACGCTTATGGCCGATTTTTCGTTCAAATATGCCGCATACCATGCCGGGCTCGGGAACTTCGGGATGAACCATCTCCTAATCACGAAGGAGTTCGGGCTGAAGGTTCGCATGATGGGAATTCTCACCGATGCGCCTCTTGAGCCTGACGACAAGGGGGAGCTTCCCTTCGTAAACGAGGCCTGTAAGGACTGCATGAAATGCATCGATATCTGCCCTCCGAAAGCGATTACTGCCGAAGGGGTGATCCACAGGGAGAAATGTGCAGACTATATGTTCAATGCCCTCGGGGGGCTCAGGTGCGGAATGTGCATCAAGGTGTGCCCTCTTGATAAATTTTGA
- a CDS encoding HNH endonuclease: MPPAAVKTIRDQIFWQYAKLISKSAGLGGSRGFQMKKFIQLRDGDIVWSSTIREWLKEHEKPDECIYCGAKGPLTTEHILPRSCGGPDIPDNAIRVCRSCNSGKGGKRLYEWMGLDGIDTVPRIAEGKYLKLLYELHEKRGTLDVDKKELGSRMCPGCNLRPLCDEEGTVEKLTVYCLEGIFHK, translated from the coding sequence ATGCCGCCTGCAGCAGTCAAAACAATCCGCGACCAGATCTTCTGGCAGTATGCAAAGCTGATATCAAAGTCCGCCGGGCTCGGAGGCAGCCGGGGGTTCCAGATGAAAAAGTTCATTCAGCTCCGTGACGGCGATATCGTGTGGTCGTCGACGATCAGGGAGTGGCTGAAGGAGCACGAAAAACCTGACGAATGCATATACTGCGGGGCGAAGGGTCCGCTTACCACCGAGCATATCCTCCCCCGCTCCTGCGGAGGCCCTGATATTCCCGATAACGCGATCCGTGTCTGCCGTTCGTGCAATTCCGGTAAGGGAGGAAAACGTCTTTACGAGTGGATGGGGCTCGATGGGATAGACACGGTCCCGAGGATCGCAGAGGGCAAATATCTCAAGCTGCTCTACGAACTCCATGAAAAACGCGGGACGCTTGACGTCGATAAGAAAGAGCTTGGCTCCAGGATGTGTCCCGGGTGTAACCTGAGGCCCCTGTGCGACGAAGAGGGCACTGTAGAAAAACTGACCGTCTACTGCCTGGAAGGGATCTTTCACAAGTAA
- a CDS encoding plasma-membrane proton-efflux P-type ATPase yields the protein MTEQGTSAGLTGAGGNGGNAGPLKGLTGQEVEELREKFGFNDMPEEKRHPLLKFFGYFWGPIPWMIEIAAVLSAFIGHWEDFSVIVLLLMINAVVGFLQERKAENSIELLKQRLAPSARVLRDGEWQDLPARELVPGDIVHVRLGNIVPADLHLLKGNYLLLDESALTGESLPVEKKSGDEAYSGSIIREGEMDASVTKTGADTFFGKTTSLLEVKPPRSHFQKAVIKIGNYLILLAVVLVAIVFTVSMLRSESFANTLQFALVLIVAAIPAALPAVLTVTLAVGAMALSRKEAIVSRLTAIEELAGMDILCSDKTGTITQNAISVGEVHAFGGASEDEVITAAALASNSESNDPIDRAILKRFSELNGGQSFPGEQEDFTPFDPVSKYSRATVRDGSGELYEVAKGAPQAISSLTGSGGAANPAFSAVLDGQVLDFAKKGFRALGVARKGGDGKWKYLGVIGLFDPPREDSAATIAEAKRLGIDVKMVTGDHTAIAQEISGQVGLGKKIIPQSSFISGERKDVLTQLEKADGFAEVFPENKFRIVKVLQEADHIVGMTGDGVNDAPALREADSGIAVAGATDAAKSAADIVLTKPGLSVIIDAIGQSRAIFRRMENYAVYRLAETVRVLIFMTLCIVVLNFYPVTALMIVVLAILNDLPIMMIAYDNAPIAPKPVRWQMNRILTIASILGVLGVGSSFLLLWLLKFYFLFDADTIQTLIFLKLAVAGHMTIYLARTGQQHFWERPLPSLALFGTTEATQVIPTLIAVYGVLMTAVGWVPALLVWGYAFLFFLINDIIKVWLFRFIHPYS from the coding sequence ATGACTGAGCAGGGTACGAGTGCAGGGCTCACCGGTGCAGGCGGCAACGGAGGGAATGCAGGACCTCTGAAGGGACTGACCGGGCAGGAAGTCGAAGAACTCCGTGAAAAGTTCGGATTCAACGATATGCCGGAGGAAAAGAGACACCCTCTCCTGAAATTTTTCGGTTATTTCTGGGGCCCGATCCCGTGGATGATCGAGATCGCCGCCGTACTCTCCGCGTTCATCGGCCACTGGGAGGACTTTTCGGTCATTGTCCTTCTTTTAATGATCAACGCTGTCGTGGGTTTTCTCCAGGAAAGAAAGGCCGAAAATTCCATAGAGCTTTTAAAACAGCGTCTCGCTCCTTCGGCACGTGTGCTAAGGGACGGGGAGTGGCAGGATCTTCCTGCACGGGAACTTGTGCCGGGCGACATCGTTCATGTCAGGCTCGGAAACATAGTCCCTGCCGATCTTCACCTGCTAAAGGGGAACTATCTCCTCCTCGACGAGTCTGCTCTTACCGGTGAGTCTCTTCCCGTTGAAAAGAAATCCGGCGACGAGGCATATTCCGGTTCGATTATCCGCGAGGGGGAGATGGATGCCTCAGTCACCAAGACCGGGGCGGACACGTTCTTCGGAAAAACCACCAGCCTGCTCGAGGTGAAGCCGCCCCGGAGCCATTTTCAGAAGGCTGTAATAAAGATAGGTAACTACCTCATCCTCCTCGCAGTTGTCCTTGTTGCAATCGTCTTTACGGTATCGATGCTGCGTTCGGAGTCCTTCGCAAATACGCTCCAGTTCGCACTGGTTCTTATTGTTGCAGCCATTCCCGCCGCTCTTCCGGCCGTGCTCACCGTCACTCTTGCAGTAGGTGCGATGGCTCTTTCCAGGAAGGAGGCGATCGTCAGCAGGCTCACGGCCATAGAGGAGCTGGCTGGGATGGATATCCTGTGCTCGGACAAGACGGGAACGATAACGCAGAATGCCATAAGTGTCGGCGAAGTTCATGCATTCGGTGGAGCCTCTGAAGATGAAGTGATCACGGCCGCCGCCCTCGCCTCGAATTCCGAGAGCAACGACCCGATAGACCGTGCGATCCTTAAGCGCTTCTCTGAACTCAATGGAGGACAGTCTTTTCCCGGCGAGCAGGAGGACTTCACCCCGTTCGATCCGGTATCCAAATATTCCCGTGCGACGGTCAGGGACGGATCTGGTGAATTGTATGAAGTCGCCAAAGGAGCACCACAGGCGATATCTTCTCTTACCGGGTCCGGAGGTGCGGCCAATCCTGCTTTTTCGGCTGTGCTTGACGGTCAGGTCCTGGATTTTGCGAAAAAGGGTTTTCGTGCTCTTGGAGTTGCACGGAAGGGGGGCGACGGGAAGTGGAAGTACCTCGGTGTCATCGGGCTTTTCGATCCTCCGCGTGAGGACTCAGCCGCAACGATTGCCGAGGCGAAGAGGCTCGGAATCGATGTCAAGATGGTGACCGGAGACCATACAGCAATCGCACAGGAGATCTCCGGTCAGGTGGGACTCGGAAAGAAGATCATCCCCCAGTCGTCGTTCATCTCCGGGGAGAGGAAGGATGTCCTCACACAGCTTGAAAAGGCCGACGGGTTCGCGGAGGTATTCCCGGAGAACAAGTTCAGGATAGTCAAAGTTCTGCAGGAAGCGGATCACATCGTCGGGATGACCGGCGACGGAGTGAACGACGCTCCCGCCCTGAGAGAAGCCGATTCCGGGATCGCAGTCGCCGGTGCAACCGATGCTGCAAAGTCTGCCGCTGACATCGTCCTTACGAAGCCGGGCCTTTCGGTGATTATCGATGCGATAGGACAGAGTCGTGCGATCTTCAGGAGGATGGAGAATTATGCCGTCTACAGGCTGGCCGAGACGGTCAGGGTTCTCATCTTCATGACGCTCTGTATTGTCGTTTTGAATTTTTACCCGGTTACTGCACTAATGATCGTTGTCCTTGCGATTCTCAACGATCTCCCGATCATGATGATTGCATACGACAACGCTCCGATCGCACCAAAACCCGTACGCTGGCAGATGAACCGGATCCTGACCATCGCAAGTATCCTCGGCGTGCTCGGCGTAGGCTCCAGTTTCCTTCTTCTCTGGCTGCTGAAGTTCTACTTCCTTTTCGATGCCGATACCATCCAGACGCTCATATTCTTAAAGCTCGCAGTAGCGGGCCACATGACGATTTATCTCGCCCGCACGGGCCAGCAGCATTTCTGGGAGCGCCCGCTTCCTTCTCTTGCCCTGTTCGGCACGACGGAGGCGACCCAGGTCATACCCACCCTTATTGCTGTATATGGTGTCCTCATGACGGCCGTAGGCTGGGTGCCGGCACTTCTGGTCTGGGGTTATGCATTCCTGTTCTTCCTCATCAACGATATCATCAAGGTCTGGCTCTTCAGGTTCATCCATCCTTATTCGTAA
- a CDS encoding chitinase: MILNRLALLILIVLLGSLCLPAGAANWPDQFYAPYINIEMYAPPTINDVYDATGVKYYSLGFITANTTTGKLRFGDHPEADYYKDQIDTLRTKGGDVIISFGGAFAEKTEPAIVITDLNNLVDAYGSVIDTYGMNYIDFDIEGGALTNIDANSRRYEAILKLKEKYPDLMVSTTIAVMPYGLTEFQLNYLSNATKAEAEYKKNTGKDVLIFDRINIMLMDYGNDYKGDMGQYAIEAATNTNKQLSQGYYSGKSEAEIWKRMGLTPMIGQNDNQYEIFTLNNAKTLAEFAGSNGAGMMSQWSVHRDNGNCPGQVVASPLCSGIVQDPYEFSNILKNYTSMRPSEPAPISSTIWPDQLCAPYIDYGLWQGYTINDAYAATGVKYYTCCFITVNNAGELRFGDHTEADYRLNDINALRANGGDVIISFGGAFGESSEPAVKITDLDKLVDAYSSVIETYGVNYIDFDIEGAAVTNQGANSRRNHAIIRLKEKYPDLKVSTTLAVSPVGFTEEVLAFLSDAKGVEDKYNSENPGKDVLIFDRVNIMLMDYGPSYLGDMGQYAIDASNGVHRQLSQGYYSGKSDSEIWKRMGLTPMIGQNDQEGEIFTLDNARTLAEFAGSNGAGMMSMWSLSRDNSGTVGQFPPSATGSSVQQEPFEFTNIIKNYPSMRIDPTRTPEPTPTYETGLITPTPTRATGLIPEWNSEKEYDTGEIVLYGGSMYAARWWTIDEEPGIEYVWLSTSGKLVPDRATGLMSQWDSGRIYTEGETVIYDDGVYSAKWLTMGEKPGETYVWDMISEIEPEVPVTETVTETETPATGLIMKWDSKTEYDAGDKVLYKGKTYTARWWNVAEPPGHTYSWISDAGEYMPTPTPSSGPAKQWDSRKAYAAGDMVIYNYNRYRASWMNRGEVPGVSYVWELAPEEPTPSPTRATGLITPTPTYSKGLITPTPTRATGLITPNPTPATGLLGG, encoded by the coding sequence TTGATTTTGAATCGACTTGCATTATTAATTCTGATCGTTCTGTTGGGAAGCCTGTGCCTTCCTGCAGGAGCAGCGAACTGGCCTGATCAGTTCTATGCACCGTATATAAATATTGAGATGTATGCACCTCCCACGATCAACGATGTTTACGATGCGACCGGCGTGAAGTACTATTCGCTTGGTTTCATAACCGCGAACACCACTACCGGCAAACTCCGGTTCGGAGATCATCCTGAAGCAGATTATTACAAAGATCAGATCGACACACTCCGTACAAAGGGCGGTGACGTGATTATCTCCTTCGGGGGAGCGTTTGCTGAAAAAACCGAACCGGCGATAGTGATAACGGACCTGAACAACCTTGTTGATGCATACGGTTCCGTCATCGATACATACGGTATGAACTACATAGATTTCGACATCGAAGGAGGGGCACTCACGAACATAGATGCCAATAGCAGACGCTACGAGGCGATATTGAAGCTTAAGGAGAAATACCCGGATCTCATGGTCTCGACAACCATCGCCGTCATGCCTTATGGCCTCACAGAATTTCAATTGAATTATCTCAGCAATGCAACGAAGGCCGAGGCCGAATACAAGAAAAATACAGGAAAGGACGTGCTCATCTTCGACAGGATCAATATCATGCTCATGGACTACGGTAATGATTACAAAGGGGACATGGGGCAATATGCGATAGAGGCCGCAACCAACACGAACAAACAGTTAAGCCAGGGCTATTACAGCGGCAAATCCGAGGCCGAGATATGGAAGAGAATGGGCCTGACCCCGATGATCGGCCAGAATGACAACCAGTACGAGATCTTCACCCTGAACAATGCCAAAACGCTTGCAGAGTTTGCGGGAAGCAACGGCGCAGGAATGATGTCACAGTGGTCTGTCCACCGTGATAATGGAAATTGCCCGGGGCAGGTTGTTGCAAGTCCTCTGTGTAGCGGCATTGTACAGGATCCTTATGAATTCTCGAATATCCTCAAGAATTATACCTCGATGAGACCTTCGGAACCTGCTCCCATATCATCCACTATCTGGCCCGACCAGTTATGTGCACCGTATATCGATTACGGACTCTGGCAGGGTTACACGATCAACGATGCATACGCTGCAACCGGAGTGAAGTATTATACATGCTGTTTCATAACCGTGAACAATGCAGGCGAACTCAGATTCGGAGATCATACCGAAGCCGACTACAGGTTGAACGATATAAATGCACTCCGTGCAAACGGGGGAGACGTGATAATATCCTTCGGCGGAGCATTCGGGGAATCCTCCGAACCTGCAGTCAAAATAACAGACCTGGACAAACTCGTCGATGCATACAGCTCCGTCATCGAAACATACGGTGTGAACTACATAGATTTCGACATCGAAGGAGCGGCAGTCACGAACCAGGGGGCCAACAGCAGGCGCAATCACGCAATAATCAGGCTTAAGGAAAAGTACCCGGACCTGAAAGTATCGACCACTCTTGCCGTCAGCCCTGTTGGATTCACAGAAGAAGTACTGGCTTTCCTCTCTGATGCAAAGGGTGTCGAGGACAAATATAACAGTGAAAACCCGGGAAAAGATGTACTCATCTTCGACAGGGTCAATATCATGCTCATGGACTATGGTCCCAGCTACCTTGGAGACATGGGGCAATATGCAATAGATGCCTCCAATGGCGTGCACAGACAGTTAAGTCAGGGTTATTACAGCGGCAAATCCGATTCCGAGATCTGGAAGAGGATGGGGCTTACCCCGATGATCGGACAGAATGACCAGGAAGGAGAGATCTTTACCCTGGACAATGCCAGAACGCTTGCCGAGTTTGCGGGAAGCAACGGTGCCGGTATGATGTCGATGTGGTCGTTAAGCCGTGACAACAGCGGCACTGTCGGCCAGTTCCCGCCTTCCGCGACAGGAAGCAGCGTTCAACAGGAACCTTTTGAATTCACGAATATCATCAAAAACTATCCCTCGATGAGGATCGACCCGACAAGAACTCCCGAACCGACACCGACCTATGAAACTGGTCTGATAACGCCTACACCTACGCGGGCAACCGGCCTGATACCTGAATGGAATTCGGAGAAGGAGTATGATACCGGGGAGATTGTCCTTTACGGCGGCAGTATGTATGCCGCAAGATGGTGGACGATTGACGAGGAGCCCGGCATAGAATATGTCTGGCTGTCGACATCCGGAAAACTCGTACCGGATCGTGCAACAGGACTGATGTCGCAATGGGATTCCGGTAGGATATATACCGAAGGAGAGACCGTCATTTATGACGACGGCGTATATTCTGCAAAATGGCTGACAATGGGTGAAAAACCCGGCGAAACCTATGTATGGGATATGATTTCAGAGATTGAACCTGAGGTTCCCGTGACAGAAACCGTTACGGAGACAGAGACTCCTGCAACAGGCCTGATAATGAAATGGGACTCGAAGACCGAATATGACGCAGGAGATAAAGTCCTCTACAAGGGTAAAACCTATACGGCAAGATGGTGGAACGTAGCCGAACCCCCCGGCCACACATATTCATGGATATCGGATGCAGGCGAATACATGCCTACCCCTACTCCCTCATCGGGCCCGGCAAAACAGTGGGATTCGAGGAAGGCATATGCAGCCGGCGACATGGTCATCTATAACTACAACAGGTACAGGGCGAGCTGGATGAACAGGGGCGAAGTTCCCGGAGTATCGTATGTCTGGGAACTGGCCCCTGAAGAGCCTACACCTTCACCGACGCGGGCAACCGGCCTGATTACTCCGACTCCCACTTATTCAAAAGGACTTATTACTCCGACTCCGACCCGTGCTACAGGTCTGATTACCCCGAATCCCACCCCTGCAACAGGCCTTTTGGGAGGATAA
- a CDS encoding tetrahydromethanopterin S-methyltransferase subunit H family protein, which yields MFSFKTDQKTYEIAGTRVGGQPGEIPTVLIGSMFYTKHKIVTDERAGEFDRDAAEALVRKQEELGDKTRNPALIDIVASSSEAILRYIDFVAGMNEKPFFIDSASADVKIAAIEYAKEIGLEKRIVYNSVSIETKDNEYAALKANGIESAILLSFTRDIMSSRARAETVDKLAPKMEESGIKNILVDTFVMDVPSLTPSGRATIEIKKKTGYPCGTAAHNAISTWKGLKNMLGKEGVRSADIVANIMPAIFGADFLLYGPVENCESVFPAAFTIDTTYRYAARMKETIDV from the coding sequence ATGTTCAGTTTTAAAACCGACCAGAAGACATACGAGATCGCCGGCACCAGGGTTGGCGGCCAGCCGGGCGAAATCCCCACGGTCCTTATCGGGAGTATGTTCTATACAAAACACAAGATTGTAACAGACGAAAGAGCGGGAGAATTCGACAGGGATGCCGCCGAAGCCCTGGTAAGGAAGCAGGAAGAGCTCGGAGACAAGACCCGCAACCCGGCCTTAATCGACATCGTGGCTTCATCTTCGGAAGCGATCCTCAGGTACATCGATTTTGTTGCAGGGATGAATGAAAAACCGTTCTTCATCGACTCCGCAAGTGCGGATGTCAAGATTGCCGCGATCGAATACGCAAAAGAGATCGGTCTCGAAAAAAGGATCGTCTACAACTCCGTCTCTATCGAGACGAAGGATAACGAATACGCGGCCTTAAAGGCAAACGGGATCGAATCGGCAATCCTCCTCTCGTTCACCAGGGACATCATGAGCAGCAGGGCACGGGCGGAGACCGTGGATAAACTCGCACCCAAAATGGAAGAGTCCGGTATCAAAAATATCCTCGTCGATACCTTCGTAATGGACGTTCCGAGCCTCACACCCTCCGGCAGGGCGACGATAGAGATCAAGAAGAAGACCGGATATCCATGCGGGACCGCGGCACACAACGCGATATCGACATGGAAGGGACTCAAGAATATGCTCGGAAAGGAGGGAGTGAGATCTGCGGATATCGTTGCAAATATCATGCCGGCAATCTTCGGCGCCGACTTTCTGCTCTACGGCCCGGTCGAGAACTGCGAATCAGTCTTCCCTGCGGCCTTCACGATAGATACCACCTACAGGTATGCCGCGAGGATGAAAGAGACCATCGATGTCTGA
- a CDS encoding ASKHA domain-containing protein, with amino-acid sequence MSEENHSVRVTFEPDGKTVEDSSGTLLELAQAANTSLRGDCGGAGVCGKCRVQIVKLYGEVSDPTEKERDHLKDGEIAAGYRLACQTKILSGKCTVHIPPASRTAKREISGLGLDEDVPLDPAVRKIHVKPEKATFGDPRPDIQRLKDSLQAGDELKFPLTVLSGLPAVLRSSGWNITVTLWKDKLVSVEQGDTSKECFGIAVDIGSSKIICHLVNLVTGETIAKANGENPQIMYGEDVVSRITYASKSPEKLKKLQSLVTGTINSLIEEACRESGKSPENIYEMVFVGNSVMHHLVLGIIPKYIGVAPFVPAVTDLVSFPAKDIGININPDGMITAIPLIGGFIGADAVANILISGIYETDDLCLLIDIGTNSEILLGNSKEIMACSAPSGPSFEGAHISSGMKAVSGAIESVKIIDGKLLYSTIDDEKPRGICGSGIIDLVAELYTAGIITRTGKFRNLDHPRIVVRDVPRFIVAGKEESGIDNDISVSEKDINEFLLAKGSLKAGWKILAKKWGIAPSEIDRIYLAGSFGTHVNIDNAIVLDILPDIDREKIVFAGETAVGGAKIALKSLEKRNELKEILKRVKYVELSIEHSFQKDYLASIPISGRKS; translated from the coding sequence ATGTCTGAGGAGAATCACAGCGTCAGGGTCACCTTCGAGCCCGACGGAAAGACGGTCGAAGACTCTTCAGGAACACTGCTCGAACTTGCACAGGCTGCAAACACGAGCCTTCGCGGAGACTGCGGCGGAGCGGGAGTCTGCGGCAAATGCAGGGTCCAGATCGTAAAACTATACGGGGAGGTATCCGATCCGACGGAGAAGGAAAGGGATCACCTGAAGGACGGAGAGATCGCCGCCGGCTACAGGCTCGCCTGCCAGACGAAGATTCTCTCGGGGAAATGCACTGTTCACATCCCACCTGCAAGCAGGACTGCAAAGCGGGAGATCTCTGGTCTCGGGCTTGATGAGGATGTCCCTCTCGACCCGGCAGTAAGGAAGATCCATGTAAAGCCGGAAAAAGCGACATTCGGGGACCCAAGACCCGACATTCAAAGGCTTAAGGACTCCCTCCAGGCAGGAGACGAACTGAAGTTTCCGCTCACGGTTCTCTCGGGCCTCCCCGCAGTACTGCGCAGTTCCGGCTGGAATATAACCGTAACGCTGTGGAAGGACAAACTGGTATCTGTCGAGCAGGGAGACACTTCGAAAGAATGTTTCGGGATAGCGGTCGATATCGGTTCTTCCAAGATCATCTGCCATCTCGTGAATCTCGTGACAGGAGAAACCATTGCAAAGGCAAACGGCGAAAACCCGCAGATCATGTACGGCGAGGATGTAGTATCGAGGATAACATATGCATCGAAGTCGCCGGAGAAACTGAAAAAGCTCCAGTCGCTTGTTACCGGAACCATAAACTCGCTCATAGAAGAGGCATGCAGGGAGAGCGGAAAGTCACCTGAAAATATCTACGAGATGGTCTTTGTGGGAAATTCGGTAATGCACCACCTCGTCCTCGGGATAATCCCGAAGTATATCGGCGTCGCACCGTTCGTCCCGGCTGTAACAGATCTGGTGAGTTTTCCCGCGAAGGATATAGGCATTAACATCAATCCCGACGGGATGATAACCGCAATTCCCCTCATAGGCGGATTTATCGGAGCGGATGCAGTCGCAAACATCCTCATATCAGGGATCTACGAGACCGACGATCTCTGCCTCCTGATCGATATAGGAACGAACTCGGAGATCCTTCTCGGAAACTCCAAAGAGATCATGGCATGCTCGGCTCCTTCAGGGCCTTCGTTCGAGGGAGCGCACATAAGTTCGGGGATGAAAGCGGTCAGCGGGGCTATCGAGAGCGTGAAGATCATCGACGGCAAACTCCTCTACTCCACGATCGACGATGAAAAACCCAGAGGAATCTGCGGCAGCGGCATAATCGATCTTGTCGCAGAGCTATATACGGCCGGAATAATCACAAGGACAGGAAAATTCAGGAACCTCGATCATCCACGGATCGTAGTCCGGGACGTTCCCAGGTTTATCGTCGCAGGAAAGGAAGAGAGCGGAATAGACAATGATATATCGGTCAGCGAAAAGGACATCAACGAGTTTCTGCTCGCAAAGGGATCGCTTAAGGCCGGATGGAAAATACTGGCAAAAAAGTGGGGAATTGCTCCTTCTGAGATAGACAGGATCTATCTTGCGGGCTCCTTCGGCACGCATGTAAATATCGACAACGCGATAGTTCTCGACATCCTCCCGGACATTGACAGGGAGAAGATCGTTTTCGCCGGTGAAACCGCGGTCGGCGGGGCGAAGATCGCACTCAAATCACTGGAAAAGAGAAATGAACTGAAGGAAATCCTGAAAAGGGTAAAGTACGTGGAGCTCTCGATTGAGCATTCGTTCCAGAAAGATTACCTCGCGTCCATCCCGATATCCGGGCGTAAAAGCTGA